Sequence from the Flavobacterium sp. J372 genome:
TGCTATCCTTATTTCGGCAGTAAACGCTTTAACGCTGAGCCCTGCGCTTTGTGCGCTGTTCCTGAAACCGCATAATGCAGAACATCACCATAAGAAGAAAAACCTGAAAGAACGTTTCTTTACGGCATTTAATGCCGGTTTCGATTCCATGAATAACAAGTACAGCCGCTCACTGGGCTTCCTTGTCCGCAAAAAATGGATAACTGCGCTTGCCCTCGTGGTTTTTGCAGGCATCACATGGCTATTGTTCAGCACTACCCCGGCAGGTTTCATACCGAATGAAGACAGGGGTATCATCATGGCAGATATTACCATGCCGCCGGGTACAACGCTTGAAAAAACTGAAAAGACTGTAAAACAGCTTGACTCAGTACTTGCATCAATGCCAACCGTTGAAGCGCGTATGAACATTGTGGGCTTCAGCCTTCTGAACAGGGTAAACGGCGGTGCATATGCCTTTACGGTAATCAGGCTTAAAGACTGGAAAGAGCGTAAAGAAGCCAACCAAAGTGTTGATGCTATTGTGGGCGAACTTTTTGGCCGCACAGCAGGATTTAAGGATGCCAAGATGCTGTTCTTTACCCCGCCGAGCGTACAGGGCTTTGGTACGGCTGACGGTTTTGAGTTTAAGATACAGGACAAAGGTGATGACGACTGGGCAACCGTAAGTAAAGTGAGCAACGAGTTTCTTGCCGAGCTTGCCAAAAGGCCCGAAGTGCAATATGCCATGACCAACTTTAACCCTAACTTCCCGCAGTACCAGATGGACATTAACGTGGAGAGAGCAAAAGATGCAGGCGTGTCGGTTAGTGATATTTTCAATACTATGCAGGGCTATTACGGCGGATTGTATACTACTGACTTTAACCGTTTTGGTAAGCAGTACCGGGTGATGATACAGGCAGAAGCCAATGAGAGAGCTGATGAACAATCCATCAACAAGATATATGTGCGCAACGCATCAAACCAGATGATACCTATAAGCCAGTTTATCGATTTCAAGAGGATATATGGTCCTGAAGCAGTATCAAGGTTTAACATGCTGAAAGCCGTGAACGTGAACGGTAAGGCAAACCCGGGCTTCAGCTCAGGTGATGCTATCAAGGCCATACAGGAAGTTGCCGAGCAGCACCTGCCTAAATCTTATACCTATGAATTCTCGGGTATGACCCGTGAAGAAATCATAGCGGGAGACCAGGCAATGGGCGTATTCCTTCTAAGTTTGATATTCGTGTACTTCCTGTTGAGCGCGCAGTATGAAAGTTACCTTGTACCATTTGCGGTAATCCTTTCTCTTCCCGTAGGTATTGCAGGTGCTATCGGATTTGTGAAGCTCATGGGGCTTGAAAACAACATATACTTCCAGGTAGCGCTTATCATGCTTATAGGGCTCCTCGCCAAGAATGCCATCCTTATCGTAGAGTTTGCCATGCAGCGGCGCAAGCACGGCATGAGCCTGTATGAGTCGGCAATTGAAGGTGCAAGAGCACGTTTGCGCCCAATTTTAATGACCTCATTCGCCTTTATCTTCGGCCTTCTTCCGCTGGCATTGGCAAGTGGTGTAGGCGCCGTAGGTAACCGCTCAATAGGTATGGGCGCCGTAGGCGGGATGCTTATAGGGACGATATTCGGGGTGTTTGTAATCCCGGTATTGTTCGTCATCTTCAAGGCATTACAGGAAAGGATATCGGGTAAACCTGAAACACAACAACCGGAAAATACTGTAGCATAACATGAAACAGAATATATATAAAATATTGGGTATGGCAGCCATAGCGCTGTTTGCCCAAAGCTGCTTCACAGCAAAAGAATATACAAGGCCTGAGGTAAAGGCGGAAAACCTGTACCGCGAACAGGCTGTAGCGCAGGATAGCGCATCACTGGCCGACATTAGCTGGGACAAACTGTTTACCGACCCGATTTTGCAGCAGCACATCAGTACAGGCCTGCAAAAGAATTTTGACATCCGTATCGCGATGCAGAACATAACTATTGCCAATAGCAGCCTGAGGCAGGCAAAGGCGGCCTACTTCCCTACTGTAAATGCCGGAGCCGACTGGACACACCAGGAACTGTCTAAAAACAGCCAGCTGGGAGCGCTTTTCAGCAGTGCATCCGGTGGCGGCAGGGTAAATGTTGATCAATACCAGCTAACCGCCACATTGGGTTGGGAAGCTGACATATGGGGGCGCATACGCAGTGGGAAGCGCGCGGCAAATGCAGCATACCTGCAAAGCATTGCAGCCAACCAGGCAGTAAAGACAGAGGTAATCACCAACATTGCTGCGGCCTATTACCAGCTGCTTTCGCTTGATGCACAGCTGAAAGTTACAGAGGCTACCCTTGTAAACCGCAACGAAAGCGTAGATGCGATAAAGGCTTTGAAAGATGCCGGTACCGTGAATGAAGTAGGCGTAAAGCAAACCGAAGCGCAGAAGTATGCTACTGAAATTATCATTGAAGACCTGAAGAACAATATCACGCTGATGGAAAACTACATCAGTATACTTACAGGTGAATCGCCGCACGCTATTGCACGCAGTACTTTTGACGCACAGGTCCCTAACCCGGAGATTAAGACAGGCTTTTCTGCTTCATTGCTTAAAAACAGGCCAGATGTTGTAGCTGCCGAATATGAGATGATAAACAGGTTTGAACTAAAGAACGTAGCCCGCGCCGCATTTTACCCAACGTTAAGGCTTACAGCCACAGGTGGTTTGCAGACAATTGACATCAAAGAATGGTTCAGCGTGAACTCAATATTTGCCAATATAGTTACAGGTATTGCCCAGCCAATATTTAACCAAAGGCAGATACGCACACGTTATGAAATTGCCGAAGCTGAGCGCATGCAGGCTTACATACAGTTTGAGCAGGCGCTTGTAAATGCAGGCCGTGAGGTGAGCGATGCTTTGGCTAACTATAACAATGAGACAAAGAAAATTACCATACGTGAAAACCAGGTTGATGCCCTTAAAAAAGCAGCAGGCTATAGCGATGAATTACTTACTTACGGTATGGTAAATTATCTTGAAGTACTTGTAGCTAAAGATGATGCCCTTAATGCCGAACTGAGCCTTATTGATAACAGGTACAGGCAGTTTGAAGCAATCATCAACCTTTATAAAGCCTTAGGCGGCGGCTGGAGATAAAAGTTAGTTTAAGATTACTTGTTTGTTCGTGAAAACCACATTTGCAGTGATGCAGGTGTAGATGTTAGATAAATAGTTTAGTCGCAGTTATAGTTTACAGGCCGCTACTGCCCTGCTTCTGTAACTGCGACTTTTTTTATCTTTGAACCATGAAAGCAATATTCTACCTCAAAACCTGCGACACCTGCCGTAAGATACTGGCCCAACTTCCGAACACAGAAAATTTTAAGCTTCGGGAAATCAAATCCCAACCTATGACTGAAGCTGAACTTACCGAAATGCACCGGCTCGCCGGCAGCTACGAAGCACTGTTTAGCAGGAAGGCAACGCTGTATAAAGAGCGCGGGCTTAAAGACAAGGCGCTTACCGAAAATGATTATAGAAACCTGATCCTGGAACACTATACCTTTTTGAGCCGCCCTGTTATTGTTGATGGTGATTCAATTTTCATCGGTAATAATAAAAAAGTGGTTGAGGCGGCTGTTGAGCATCTGCAACAAAATACTGCGTAACAGTCCGTTTCTTTTTTCACTAACTTTGCAGCCTTAATATTTTTGCATGATACAGTCTATGACAGGGTTTGGCAAAGCATCACTGCAGCTACCCAATAAAAAAATAACTGTCGAAATAAAATCGCTCAACAGCAAAGGGCTTGACCTGAGTGTCCGCATGCCGTCGGCTTTCCGCGAGATGGAGCTTGGCCTGCGCAACCGCATTGCTCAAAAACTGGAGCGCGGCAAGGTTGACTTTTCCCTTTTTGTGGAAGTTACCGGCGAAGAGACATCATCAAAAATAAATGTGCCGATAGTAAAGGCTTACATCAACCAAATGAAGGAGGTAATTGCCGATGCGGATGAAACGGAACTGATGAAAATGGCGGTACGTATGCCTGATGCCCTTAAAACAGAGCGTGATGAAATTGATATTGACGACTGGAAAGAGATTGAAAAAGTGATTGACCAGGCGCTTGAGAACATTCATAACTTCCGCGTGACAGAAGGTGTTGCGCTGGAGAAAGAATTTTTGCTGCGTATTTCATCTATACTCTCGCTGATGAATGAAACCG
This genomic interval carries:
- a CDS encoding efflux RND transporter permease subunit yields the protein MLKTFIERPVLSTVISILITILGVLGLMALPVEQYPEIAPPTVQVNATYTGANATTVLNSVVIPLEEEINGVEGMTYMTSTAANDGTASISVFFELGVNPDIAAVNVQNRVSRATSKLPQAVIQTGVTTLKSQTSALMFLSLYSKNKEYDGTFVQNYAKINLVPKLQRVKGVGQVNVFGGKDYSMRIWIDPAKMAAYNIAPSDIQAALQEQNVEAAPGKFGENAKGIYEYVIKYKGRLSKVEEYENIVIKSTGNGNFLHLKDVAKIELGAFNYGQKNYGMGNDGVAIGIFQTSGSNANDIIDEVMSILEEAKPGFPEGIEYVVPFNTKTFLDASIDKVISTLIEAFLLVFVVVYLFLQDLRSTLVPAIAVPVAIVGTFFFLNIFGFSINLLTLFAMILAIGIVVDDAIVVVEAVHAKLDEGAKSGKEATLSAMSEITGAIVSITLVMAAVFIPVSFLTGPSGVFYQQFAITLAVAILISAVNALTLSPALCALFLKPHNAEHHHKKKNLKERFFTAFNAGFDSMNNKYSRSLGFLVRKKWITALALVVFAGITWLLFSTTPAGFIPNEDRGIIMADITMPPGTTLEKTEKTVKQLDSVLASMPTVEARMNIVGFSLLNRVNGGAYAFTVIRLKDWKERKEANQSVDAIVGELFGRTAGFKDAKMLFFTPPSVQGFGTADGFEFKIQDKGDDDWATVSKVSNEFLAELAKRPEVQYAMTNFNPNFPQYQMDINVERAKDAGVSVSDIFNTMQGYYGGLYTTDFNRFGKQYRVMIQAEANERADEQSINKIYVRNASNQMIPISQFIDFKRIYGPEAVSRFNMLKAVNVNGKANPGFSSGDAIKAIQEVAEQHLPKSYTYEFSGMTREEIIAGDQAMGVFLLSLIFVYFLLSAQYESYLVPFAVILSLPVGIAGAIGFVKLMGLENNIYFQVALIMLIGLLAKNAILIVEFAMQRRKHGMSLYESAIEGARARLRPILMTSFAFIFGLLPLALASGVGAVGNRSIGMGAVGGMLIGTIFGVFVIPVLFVIFKALQERISGKPETQQPENTVA
- a CDS encoding YicC/YloC family endoribonuclease, with protein sequence MIQSMTGFGKASLQLPNKKITVEIKSLNSKGLDLSVRMPSAFREMELGLRNRIAQKLERGKVDFSLFVEVTGEETSSKINVPIVKAYINQMKEVIADADETELMKMAVRMPDALKTERDEIDIDDWKEIEKVIDQALENIHNFRVTEGVALEKEFLLRISSILSLMNETVALDGERIQTVKDRLHNAIEELKVNVDENRFEQELIYYLEKMDITEEKVRLENHLNYFIETLAGTEANGRKLGFITQEMGREINTMGSKSNHAKMQKLVVQMKDELEKIKEQVLNVL
- a CDS encoding efflux transporter outer membrane subunit; its protein translation is MKQNIYKILGMAAIALFAQSCFTAKEYTRPEVKAENLYREQAVAQDSASLADISWDKLFTDPILQQHISTGLQKNFDIRIAMQNITIANSSLRQAKAAYFPTVNAGADWTHQELSKNSQLGALFSSASGGGRVNVDQYQLTATLGWEADIWGRIRSGKRAANAAYLQSIAANQAVKTEVITNIAAAYYQLLSLDAQLKVTEATLVNRNESVDAIKALKDAGTVNEVGVKQTEAQKYATEIIIEDLKNNITLMENYISILTGESPHAIARSTFDAQVPNPEIKTGFSASLLKNRPDVVAAEYEMINRFELKNVARAAFYPTLRLTATGGLQTIDIKEWFSVNSIFANIVTGIAQPIFNQRQIRTRYEIAEAERMQAYIQFEQALVNAGREVSDALANYNNETKKITIRENQVDALKKAAGYSDELLTYGMVNYLEVLVAKDDALNAELSLIDNRYRQFEAIINLYKALGGGWR
- a CDS encoding arsenate reductase family protein — encoded protein: MKAIFYLKTCDTCRKILAQLPNTENFKLREIKSQPMTEAELTEMHRLAGSYEALFSRKATLYKERGLKDKALTENDYRNLILEHYTFLSRPVIVDGDSIFIGNNKKVVEAAVEHLQQNTA